The Vicia villosa cultivar HV-30 ecotype Madison, WI linkage group LG1, Vvil1.0, whole genome shotgun sequence genome includes a region encoding these proteins:
- the LOC131613520 gene encoding protein IQ-DOMAIN 3-like produces MGRKGNWFSSVKKIFISDSKKDQKPHHHHKSKLTCFGHHHEHYVDPELESREVVSVPSLPRRKHAVKPKNTAAEDEHNKQALSLVLATAVATGAAVAAAQATRRASTPPCYVGKTAQEISAMKIQSAFRGYLARRILRGLRGLARLKALMKGQSVQRQAATTLQCMQTLSRLQSQVSARKVRMSEENQSFQRQLQQKREKELDKLQAAPIEEWDYSKKSKEQIQAKLLHRQIAAMRREKALAYASTHQQTWRNTSKESADATIMDPTNPHWGWNWLDRWMDSRPWEGQNTKDENNHKSAKGAASHTMSVGEISKLYALRDQNQNQDNKTSPTSQKPIPQNLASRNIPSTPIKGRAKTSSTGSWGGDGDSKSMFNKTSESKRRHSISVSPEKEDESLVNTPGKFTMAKNKVQSTSAKKQLSSLASGSGTRRHSVPSKIGMNSNKNGVATIPEGKVKVRNGGNR; encoded by the exons ATGGGGAGGAAAGGGAATTGGTTTTCTTCTGTTAAGAAAATCTTCATATCTGATTCCAAGAAAGATCAG aaaccTCATCATCACCATAAGTCAAAGTTAACATGTTTTGGACATCATCATGAACATTATGTGGATCCTGAATTGGAATCTAGAGAAGTTGTTTCTGTTCCATCTCTTCCTAGAAGAAAACATGCTGTTAAACCGAAAAACACCGCGGCAGAAGATGAACACAACAAACAAGCATTATCCTTAGTTTTAGCCACGGCCGTTGCTACAGGCGCGGCCGTGGCTGCTGCTCAGGCCACTCGTCGCGCTAGTACCCCTCCTTGTTATGTTGGAAAAACAGCTCAAGAAATATCCGCCATGAAAATTCAATCCGCCTTTCGCGGATATTTG GCGAGGAGGATTTTGCGCGGATTGAGAGGCTTGGCGAGGTTGAAAGCATTGATGAAAGGGCAATCTGTTCAACGACAGGCGGCTACTACATTGCAATGTATGCAAACACTTTCGCGGTTGCAGTCTCAAGTTAGCGCGAGGAAGGTTAGAATGTCGGAAGAGAATCAATCTTTCCAACGCCAGTTGCAACAGAAACGCGAAAAGGAGCTTGACAAGTTACAAGCTGCG CCTATTGAAGAATGGGATTATAGTAAGAAATCGAAGGAGCAAATTCAAGCGAAATTGTTGCATAGACAAATCGCGGCTATGAGAAGAGAAAAGGCTTTGGCCTATGCATCAACACATCAA CAAACATGGAGGAACACTTCAAAAGAATCGGCGGACGCGACTATTATGGATCCAACCAATCCTCATTGGGGATGGAACTGGCTTGACAGATGGATGGACTCAAGGCCCTGGGAAGGACAAAACACAAAGGATGAAAATAATCATAAATCAGCAAAAGGTGCTGCGAGTCACACTATGTCAGTTGGAGAAATCTCTAAATTGTATGCTCTAAgagatcaaaatcaaaatcaggaTAATAAAACCTCTCCTACAAGCCAAAAACCAATTCCTCAAAATCTAGCTTCAAGGAACATACCTTCAACACCTATTAAAGGAAGAGCAAAAACCTCATCAACTGGCTCTTGGGGTGGTGATGGTGATTCAAAGTCCATGTTCAACAAGACCTCAGAAAGCAAGCGAAGACATAGCATTTCGGTATCTCCGGAGAAAGAAGACGAAAGCCTTGTAAACACACCTGGAAAGTTTACAATGGCTAAAAACAAAGTGCAAAGTACTTCTGCAAAGAAGCAGCTTTCTTCCCTAGCTTCTGGTTCTGGTACAAGAAGGCATTCTGTTCCAAGTAAAATTGGAATGAATTCTAATAAGAATGGTGTGGCTACTATTCCTGAAGGGAAAGTGAAAGTGAGAAATGGAGGGAACAGGTAG
- the LOC131650263 gene encoding uncharacterized protein LOC131650263, with protein sequence MVAKELYSDQEVGNEESNLLQDQYDYHYDNDDDETLSLRDLPNSTTSPQWGDFSKEDGKNSISNYNKDHDDDDDDDDNLFEFFSEEFTTSTTHDNIIFCGKLIPFKDHPNVVDQKAKLTSKSMKSSDVDDIASLKVKSFAYDYTSMGRKVSLVRSATKSRWFLFLFGMSSSSRSSSKEMKLSDIRNRLSRREPTAMFPVAPGNGKEVVKSKRNGNCKGVWKMLRSISMVLGCSSSKIANDVVKTAFV encoded by the coding sequence ATGGTTGCCAAAGAGTTATACTCAGATCAAGAAGTAGGGAATGAAGAAAGTAATCTCCTACAAGATCAATATGATTATCattatgataatgatgatgatgaaactcTATCTCTTCGTGACCTTCCAAATTCTACAACTTCACCTCAATGGGGTGATTTCTCCAAAGAAGATGGAAAAAATTCGATATCCAATTATAACAAggatcatgatgatgatgatgatgatgatgataacttGTTTGAGTTTTTCAGTGAAGAGTTCACAACTTCAACAACTCATGACAACATAATCTTTTGTGGCAAACTCATTCCTTTCAAAGATCATCCAAATGTTGTTGATCAAAAAGCAAAACTCACTTCAAAGTCCATGAAATCTAGTGATGTGGATGATATTGCTAGCTTGAAGGTTAAGAGTTTTGCTTATGATTACACATCAATGGGGAGAAAGGTTTCTTTGGTGAGGAGTGCGACAAAATCTAGatggtttttgtttttgtttgggaTGTCGTCGAGTTCGAGGTCGTCTTCCAAGGAGATGAAACTTAGTGACATTAGAAATAGATTGAGCCGGAGGGAGCCGACGGCGATGTTTCCGGTGGCGCCGGGGAATGGGAAAGAGGTTGTGAAGAGCAAGAGGAATGGGAATTGTAAAGGGGTGTGGAAAATGTTGAGGTCAATTTCAATGGTTTTAGGATGCAGTAGTAGTAAAATTGCTAATGATGTAGTGAAGACTGCTTTTGTATGA